A single region of the Candidatus Glassbacteria bacterium genome encodes:
- the alaS gene encoding alanine--tRNA ligase, translated as MHSADQIRKEFIEFFRSKGHTAVPSAPVVPQADPTLLFVNAGMNQFKDVFLGAGSRNYTRAVNSQKCIRVSGKHNDLEDVGRDTYHHTFFEMLGNWSFGDYFKREAISWAWELLTDVWGLPKDKLYVTVYVEDDEAGQLWASETDLGPDKIYRFEKDNFWEMGDVGPCGSCSEIHIDLDPGPADHKLAADPKRGINSGGDRYVELWNLVFINSERRPDGSLVALKENHVDTGMGFERLLSVLQGSNSNFETDVFLPLMDRIAELSGVDYQPGEPGLAHRVIADHARMLTFALTDGVVPSNEGRGYVLRRILRRAARFGRELGVKEPFIYSLVGTVCDMLGEAYPEIVRRSQHVTRMIKAEEVGFGATLDRGIELFEEVAQKVKSSGESMIRGEDAFKLYDTFGFPLDLTVLMAREKGLEVDQEGFAGHMQRRREQSRSEAKFSAGVDVSRWAAKFDSGTSTVFRGYTEQSLETKVLGADEQSMVLAETPFYAESGGQLADLGTIEGKGFVFRVVDVQRTGGLVIHSGEYESGSASDAASGTKVTARIDTERRQDIERNHTATHILHRMLIESLGESATQAGSLVAPDYLRFDFHHYEKLPDEILLEIEKGVNAEVRADRTVRFFEQDYEQAVAGGAMALFSEKYESTVRVVEVDGFSRELCGGTHVDATGRIGAFVITQEGSVAAGTRRIEALTGERAADYLLERSHLIGRVERNYSIPAAKLDSRIAALLEEQKALAKELEQARKASSKAGMDDMLADAAEFPGGGKLVVRKLDNADLDMLKSLGDSFREKAGSGAALFASEADGKLLFACAVTDDLAGSGKLKAGDVVGRIAKIAGGGGGGRAHLATAGGRDVSKLNEALAAFPRVVKELVKS; from the coding sequence ATGCATAGTGCGGATCAGATCAGGAAAGAGTTTATCGAATTTTTCCGGAGCAAGGGCCATACGGCGGTTCCCAGCGCGCCGGTTGTGCCCCAGGCCGACCCGACTCTGCTGTTTGTCAATGCCGGGATGAACCAGTTCAAGGACGTGTTCCTCGGCGCGGGCAGCCGTAACTATACCCGGGCGGTCAACAGCCAGAAATGCATCCGGGTCTCCGGCAAGCACAACGACCTTGAAGACGTGGGCCGCGACACGTACCATCACACCTTTTTCGAGATGCTGGGTAACTGGAGTTTCGGCGACTATTTCAAGCGCGAAGCTATCTCCTGGGCCTGGGAACTGCTGACCGATGTCTGGGGCCTGCCCAAGGACAAGCTGTACGTAACCGTTTATGTGGAAGATGACGAGGCCGGGCAGCTGTGGGCGTCTGAAACCGATCTCGGCCCCGATAAAATTTACCGCTTCGAGAAGGATAATTTCTGGGAGATGGGCGATGTCGGTCCCTGCGGCTCCTGCAGCGAAATCCATATCGACCTCGACCCCGGACCGGCCGACCACAAGCTCGCCGCCGATCCCAAACGCGGGATCAACAGCGGCGGCGACCGTTACGTGGAACTCTGGAACCTGGTGTTTATCAACTCAGAACGCAGGCCCGACGGCTCGCTGGTGGCGCTGAAAGAAAACCACGTGGATACGGGGATGGGTTTCGAGCGGTTGCTCTCGGTGCTGCAGGGCAGCAACTCCAATTTTGAAACCGACGTTTTCCTGCCCCTGATGGATCGGATCGCCGAGCTCAGCGGTGTCGACTACCAGCCCGGCGAACCGGGCCTGGCCCATCGCGTAATCGCCGACCACGCCCGGATGCTCACTTTCGCGCTCACCGACGGCGTTGTTCCCTCCAACGAGGGACGCGGCTATGTCCTGCGCAGAATTCTGCGCCGCGCGGCCCGGTTCGGCCGGGAACTGGGTGTGAAAGAGCCGTTTATCTACAGCCTGGTCGGCACGGTGTGCGATATGCTGGGTGAGGCGTACCCGGAGATTGTCCGGCGCAGCCAGCACGTGACGCGGATGATCAAGGCCGAGGAAGTGGGGTTCGGGGCTACGCTGGACCGCGGGATCGAGCTGTTCGAGGAAGTTGCCCAAAAGGTTAAATCCTCCGGTGAGAGCATGATCCGGGGCGAGGATGCGTTCAAGCTCTATGATACGTTCGGCTTTCCGCTGGACCTGACCGTGCTGATGGCCCGCGAAAAGGGCCTGGAGGTGGATCAGGAAGGTTTTGCCGGGCACATGCAGCGCCGCAGGGAGCAGTCCCGCTCCGAGGCCAAATTCAGCGCCGGCGTGGATGTCTCGCGCTGGGCGGCGAAATTCGACAGCGGAACCTCCACCGTATTCAGGGGTTACACCGAGCAGAGCCTGGAAACGAAAGTGCTGGGAGCCGACGAGCAGTCCATGGTACTGGCGGAGACACCGTTTTACGCCGAAAGCGGCGGTCAGTTGGCCGATCTGGGGACGATCGAGGGCAAAGGGTTCGTCTTCCGGGTGGTGGATGTCCAGCGCACGGGCGGCCTGGTAATCCACAGCGGAGAGTACGAGTCGGGCTCCGCCTCCGATGCCGCCTCTGGTACGAAAGTAACCGCCCGGATCGACACGGAGCGCCGTCAGGATATCGAGCGCAACCACACCGCCACTCACATCCTGCACCGGATGCTGATCGAGTCCCTGGGCGAGAGTGCAACTCAGGCCGGCAGCCTGGTCGCACCCGATTACCTGCGGTTCGATTTCCATCACTACGAGAAACTGCCCGACGAGATCCTGCTGGAGATCGAAAAAGGGGTCAACGCCGAGGTCCGGGCTGACAGGACCGTGCGGTTTTTCGAGCAGGATTACGAGCAGGCGGTGGCCGGGGGGGCGATGGCGCTGTTCAGCGAGAAGTACGAGAGCACCGTGCGGGTGGTGGAAGTGGACGGTTTCAGCCGCGAGCTCTGCGGCGGCACGCATGTGGACGCCACCGGACGGATCGGGGCGTTCGTGATCACCCAGGAGGGCAGCGTGGCCGCCGGAACCCGCCGGATCGAGGCGCTGACCGGTGAGAGAGCCGCCGATTACCTGCTGGAGCGAAGTCATCTTATCGGCCGCGTGGAGCGTAACTATTCGATCCCCGCCGCCAAGCTGGACAGCCGGATCGCCGCCTTGCTCGAGGAGCAGAAAGCACTGGCCAAGGAGCTGGAACAGGCGCGCAAGGCAAGCTCGAAGGCCGGGATGGACGATATGCTGGCCGATGCGGCGGAGTTCCCTGGCGGAGGAAAACTGGTAGTCCGCAAGCTCGACAATGCGGATCTGGACATGCTCAAGTCGCTGGGCGACTCGTTCCGCGAAAAGGCCGGCAGCGGCGCGGCGCTGTTCGCCTCGGAGGCCGACGGGAAACTGCTGTTCGCCTGCGCGGTCACCGATGACCTGGCTGGCAGTGGTAAATTGAAAGCCGGGGACGTTGTCGGCCGCATCGCCAAAATAGCCGGCGGCGGCGGCGGCGGCAGAGCTCATTTGGCCACGGCCGGCGGCAGGGACGTGAGCAAGCTGAATGAGGCGTTGGCCGCATTCCCGAGAGTGGTGAAGGAACTGGTGAAATCATGA
- a CDS encoding TIR domain-containing protein — MAKSEEVFISYSHDSVEHDKKVLDLSNHLRSEGVDCVLDQYEDSPPEGWPRWMDKQIRDAQHVVLVCTKNYYKRVMGDEREGIGLGIKWEGNLIYQHIYNAESLNKKFIPVIFSESMKEFIPILLQGATYYCLSTVKGYDGLYRRLTGQQKVLKPNLGKRKKLPQKSVNTNTLMFFTSPIDIELWDAAKWSSTFFAAVPGNPPVLGLGYKNEAFGRKIFQGWRERFGENDELEELRIAIIEGDIEGEETGYSVHIGPDIDAAISRFKCQGYKYNRDVLMSVSRINRMNPLPNSNHLEVFKNLYRKFKTYYLVPGVISEDGTSLTPIYELGIFKGKIFFRKVEDINEHDIDSVVLGTGGLDRPANDWTG; from the coding sequence ATGGCTAAATCTGAAGAAGTATTCATAAGTTACAGCCACGATTCTGTAGAACATGATAAAAAAGTATTGGATTTGTCCAATCACTTGCGTTCTGAAGGTGTAGACTGTGTGCTCGATCAATATGAGGACTCGCCTCCCGAAGGATGGCCTCGCTGGATGGACAAACAAATTAGAGATGCACAACATGTAGTACTAGTATGTACTAAGAATTATTATAAAAGAGTTATGGGCGATGAGAGAGAAGGAATAGGACTAGGTATTAAATGGGAAGGAAATCTCATATACCAACATATTTATAATGCCGAGTCACTAAATAAAAAATTTATACCTGTTATTTTTTCTGAATCTATGAAAGAATTTATACCCATTCTTTTGCAAGGAGCCACCTATTATTGTCTTTCGACAGTTAAGGGTTATGATGGACTTTACAGAAGATTAACTGGCCAGCAAAAAGTATTGAAGCCGAATCTTGGTAAACGTAAAAAGTTGCCTCAAAAGTCTGTTAATACAAATACATTGATGTTTTTTACTTCACCAATCGATATAGAATTATGGGATGCAGCAAAATGGAGTTCCACATTTTTTGCAGCTGTACCGGGAAATCCGCCAGTGTTAGGTCTTGGATATAAAAATGAAGCTTTTGGCAGAAAGATTTTTCAAGGGTGGCGAGAGAGATTTGGCGAAAATGATGAATTGGAAGAATTGCGTATTGCAATTATCGAAGGGGATATAGAAGGGGAAGAAACTGGATATTCCGTACATATTGGACCAGATATTGATGCAGCTATTTCCCGCTTTAAGTGCCAAGGATATAAGTACAACAGAGATGTTTTAATGAGTGTAAGTAGGATAAATCGCATGAACCCACTTCCAAATAGTAATCATCTTGAAGTTTTTAAAAATTTATACAGAAAATTCAAAACTTACTATTTAGTACCTGGTGTAATTTCAGAAGATGGAACATCACTTACACCTATATATGAACTCGGAATATTTAAGGGAAAGATATTTTTTAGAAAAGTGGAAGATATAAATGAACATGATATTGATTCTGTAGTATTGGGTACTGGCGGTTTAGATCGCCCTGCTAATGATTGGACTGGTTAG
- a CDS encoding regulatory protein RecX, which yields MAVSDSRDPADADNRTEDYGRALKSATGMLSRRQHAVRELETKLLARFDRETVAGVIGRLGELGYLDDEAFAREYARQRFSRSPRSALAVTTELEARGVDRTVAQYAVAAVLEDEGLSDELLAEKAACKKLAILGTADLEKNKAKVGRFLASRGFSRAAVYVTIKKILD from the coding sequence GTGGCCGTGAGCGATAGCCGGGACCCGGCGGATGCCGACAACCGGACAGAGGATTACGGCAGGGCGCTGAAAAGTGCCACCGGAATGCTCTCGCGCCGTCAGCATGCGGTCCGTGAACTGGAAACCAAGCTGCTGGCCCGGTTCGACAGGGAGACGGTTGCGGGTGTGATCGGCCGCCTGGGCGAACTGGGCTACCTGGATGACGAGGCGTTCGCCCGGGAATACGCCCGTCAGCGGTTTTCCCGTTCACCCCGCTCGGCGCTGGCGGTGACCACCGAGCTTGAGGCTCGGGGAGTGGACCGGACAGTGGCCCAGTATGCTGTCGCCGCGGTGCTGGAGGATGAGGGTTTGAGCGACGAGTTGCTGGCCGAAAAGGCCGCGTGCAAGAAACTGGCAATACTAGGAACTGCCGATTTGGAGAAAAATAAAGCGAAGGTTGGGCGGTTTCTTGCAAGCCGAGGTTTCAGCCGGGCGGCAGTATACGTTACAATAAAAAAAATTCTCGATTAA
- the recA gene encoding recombinase RecA, with translation MATDMAKEKEKAIGLAITHIERQWGKGAIMRLGQDGPMVQVPAISTGALNLDIATGVGGIPRGRVTEIFGPESSGKTTLALHVIANAQKTGGTVAFIDAEHALDASYAQKLGVNLEDLLISQPDTGEQALDIAEVLVRSNAIDVVVVDSVAALVPRAEIEGEMGDSHIGLQARLMSQAMRKLTSTIHKSLTAMVFINQLREKIGVMFGNPETTTGGRALKFYSSLRLDIRKVGNIKDADTITGMRARVKVVKNKVAPPFRNAEFDIMFDHGISYSGTLLDLAVDSGIVEKSGAWFSYDGERLGQGRENAKASIEENKDVFEKIDTQVKQHFGLIESEVEERPAESSGGSEDEGE, from the coding sequence ATGGCCACTGACATGGCGAAGGAAAAAGAGAAGGCGATTGGCCTGGCGATTACTCATATCGAGCGCCAGTGGGGCAAGGGCGCAATCATGCGTCTGGGCCAGGACGGCCCGATGGTCCAGGTGCCGGCGATTTCCACCGGTGCGCTGAACCTCGATATCGCAACCGGTGTCGGAGGTATTCCCAGGGGACGGGTGACCGAAATCTTCGGCCCGGAGTCCTCGGGCAAAACCACCCTCGCACTGCACGTGATCGCCAATGCGCAGAAAACGGGCGGGACTGTGGCGTTTATCGACGCCGAGCACGCGCTCGACGCCAGCTATGCCCAGAAACTGGGCGTGAACCTGGAGGACCTGCTGATCTCCCAGCCGGATACAGGCGAGCAGGCCCTGGATATCGCCGAGGTGCTGGTGCGCAGCAACGCGATCGATGTGGTCGTGGTGGATTCGGTGGCCGCGCTGGTGCCCCGCGCCGAGATCGAGGGCGAGATGGGCGACTCCCACATCGGCCTGCAGGCCCGGCTGATGAGCCAGGCCATGCGCAAGCTGACCTCGACGATTCACAAGAGCCTCACGGCGATGGTTTTCATCAACCAGCTCCGCGAAAAAATCGGCGTGATGTTCGGTAACCCGGAAACGACCACCGGCGGCCGGGCGCTGAAATTCTATTCCTCGCTGCGGCTGGATATCCGCAAGGTGGGCAACATCAAGGACGCCGACACTATTACCGGCATGCGCGCGCGGGTCAAGGTGGTCAAGAACAAGGTGGCGCCGCCGTTTCGCAACGCCGAGTTCGATATCATGTTCGACCATGGGATCAGCTACTCCGGCACCCTGCTCGACCTGGCTGTCGACAGCGGGATTGTCGAAAAAAGCGGAGCCTGGTTCAGCTACGACGGTGAACGCCTGGGCCAGGGCCGCGAGAACGCCAAGGCTTCTATCGAGGAAAACAAGGACGTTTTCGAGAAGATCGACACACAGGTCAAGCAGCATTTCGGTTTGATCGAATCCGAGGTGGAGGAAAGACCGGCCGAAAGTTCGGGCGGCTCTGAGGACGAGGGCGAGTAG
- a CDS encoding RNA polymerase sigma factor — translation MVQSDTDFRQLVETYQHQVYNQAYRMLGNREEAEEATQDIFLKVHGSLEDFRGEAKLSSWIYRITANVCISRMRRKQLNATSLDSPMAEQGRSVAEVVADEDEDPEEEYAAAEMGGIVREQLRRLKPEWAQAIGLHYFGGQSYDEIAEEMEIPRATVATYIRRGKMQLAGLIVAQTGKDGVYLK, via the coding sequence ATGGTCCAGTCCGACACAGATTTCCGGCAACTGGTAGAGACCTATCAACACCAGGTCTATAACCAGGCCTACCGCATGCTCGGCAACCGCGAGGAGGCCGAGGAGGCGACCCAGGACATTTTCCTCAAGGTCCACGGTTCGCTGGAGGATTTCCGCGGTGAGGCCAAGCTGTCGAGCTGGATTTACCGGATTACGGCCAATGTCTGTATCAGCAGGATGCGCAGGAAGCAGTTGAACGCAACCAGTCTCGATTCGCCGATGGCCGAACAGGGCCGCAGCGTGGCCGAGGTGGTGGCCGACGAGGACGAGGACCCGGAGGAGGAATACGCGGCAGCAGAGATGGGCGGGATAGTGCGGGAACAGTTGCGAAGGCTTAAACCGGAGTGGGCCCAGGCAATCGGCCTGCACTATTTCGGCGGGCAGAGCTATGACGAGATAGCCGAGGAAATGGAAATTCCGCGGGCGACCGTGGCCACATATATCAGGCGGGGCAAGATGCAGTTGGCGGGACTAATAGTTGCACAAACCGGAAAAGACGGCGTATATTTAAAATAA